The region ACATGGCACCGAGCCCGCGTGTGGCGCGCAATCCGACACTGCCCAGTGCGAGAAAACAGGCGAGCGCCTTCTCAAAAAGAGAAGAGGCAAACGCACGGCGTCGGATGACGTGCAATTTGAAGCAGGTACCCGGTGAGAGAACGGCTTCGCTCTTCCAGCGGATCCCGTCGGCCGATCTGCTGGCAAAAAACCAGACATAAGAAGATGGATTGTTTTGATCCACGCGCGGCGGTTGCCACGGAGGACCGGGCGTGATGTCCGAAACGCGGATGATGATGGCGGAAGAGCGGATGTCCGCTTCTTGGCGGGCAATGCCTCCAAAGATTTCGCGTTCGGCGAAGCGATCACCGCCCAGCGCGCGGAACCACCAGCGCAGTTGTCCGCGAATGGCCGAGGGCCGGATCTCGGCAATCGCCTGATTTGCCCCGGAACAGAAGCAGGGCGTGAGCACGGTTAGAGAGTATGTGTCGGTTTTCATGATGGCATCTTTCCGAGATTGAGCGTGTTTTTGCAATAAGCGCGAATCGCGTCGGCGGCTTTTGCGATCTCGCCCTTTTGGCCGCTTTTCAAAAGCGACCATACTTCGGCGCCACGGCCGTCCGGTTCGCGTAGCAGCGTAACGATGGCAGTCTTTTTCTCGTCGGATGCCCGTTCGAAAGGCTTGATATCGCCGTTGATGATGCCTTTGATGTTTGGCGAGGCGTTCCACCTGTCGCGAATCTCATCGCGCATGGACTTACGCGGGATTCGGAACTTGTTGCGGTTAATGGCGTCGGTGATGGTCTGGTCAACAAGAGGGGCGAACGTCTTCAATTGCGCTTCGGCCTCACGAATGGCGGACTCAATCCTGTCGGTCGGCACGTTTTCGAGATTGAACTGCGTACGCCAGACATCAAACGCCTCGCGTTGTTTACGTTTCTGTTTATCACGTTGGATGTCCTCGGTCTTGTCCACGTGAAACCAACCGTAACCGGCTGCGGTTTTTGCGCCAAGTCCATAGATTTCGAGTCCGAGAATGAGCCATTGCCTGGCACACTCCAGCAGATCCGGCATCAGGGTGCGAATCCCTGGAATGGAGGAGTGCGGTGCCAGTGCGAATCCGAAATCATGATTAGCGGCGATAGCGGGAAACGGGATGGGGTTAGGCGCCTCATTGTCAAGAGCAACGGGCACACTCTCGTCGCTGTAGTAATCCATGTGATGAGACGTGGCAATGTCTATTTCAAGGTCGTTCTGGCGTGGGGTGTATGGTATCGCGCCGAAGAAGGCGACAGCGCCGGCAAAGTCATTTGGCAGAGAACCGAGACGACTTCTGATGATCTCCTGAGCGCTGGAGATGGCATCGGCAGCGGCCCAGACAAAATCCGATTTTGCGGACCAGTCGGCGGATGTCCAGCCGAAGACAATGGCAATCCGAGCCAGATGTTCCGGCTTGAGATCCTGAACGTCCGATTTGAGCGTATCAAGCGCGGCATGCCGGACAAGGCCCTTGACGGCAGAGCCGGGGATCAAAGGAAATCCGGCAAGACGTTCGAGGGAGCATCCGGCGTTCTCGAGAACGCCTCCAGACATGTTGAGCAAGAGGCGCGCCTTGTTTCTGGCGTAAACACGAATGACGCCTGGGATCGTATCCAGAAAGGAGTCATAAGCGGCCGCGCGAGAACGACGCAGGTCTTCCGGCAATTTTTGGGCCACGGCGACTTCGAGGAAGGCCCGACGTGCATCGCCCTTGACGGACGGATCGGTGTAGCGGGAAAAGCGCAGTGACCGATTTTCGCACACGGGTGCCGTGGGGCCGCCAAGAAGGTCAAGCGTGTGGGCTTGGGCATGGCTGGACATGGTCAGTCCTCCTTGCGTTTGGCCTTGCCAAAGCGCTTGATGTAATTGGCATAGGCAAGGGCTTCGGTGGAGGCGCGTTGGAGTTCCAATGAGCCTTTGGAAGCGAGGTCAGCGAGGTCGTTGGCAATGGCCTGGGACTTCAGGTGTGCGAAGATGTCGTCCATGGTTTTTTCAAATCCTCCGCCTTTCGCCTTTGCGAATGCGGCCGTAGCAAGCAGGCCGTCGGATGCAATCATGGTTGGGAGGCGTGAGAGAATGTTGCCACCTTCGGCACCGGTGATGGCGTCATTGCCAATAATGAACGCGAGTGCATGTTGGGCACGAATTTGTTCGAGATTTCTCATGGATGGGGTCCTTTATTTCAGAGTGACGGTGCAGTAACCGAGACCAGTTGAACCATCGCCACCGAATTGCCAGACGGGAAGGGCCACAAGCTTTCGGGAGAGTGCGGCTAATGCGTCGGGTGCGGCTTTACCCTGCCGGGAAACGGCGTGGATCGGTGCATAAAAAAACGTGTCCGCAGGGACGTTCTCTTGGTTAAACAAAAACTTCCCGGCAGCGGTTCCTGTATCATCGTCGATCTTAACGTGCTGAGCAACCTCGCAAGCAGTGGTTGTGAAATAAGAGAGCGTTCCATCCGCAACGACTACCAGCCGTGGAAGATTATTGGCGAAACCAGGGACAGTCTTGAACGCATCTGCAAGCTCAACCGGGATCATCCCTTTGTGTTTGAGAGGTTGATCTTCCAGAATCACTTCATTCCTGATGCCGAGGGCCTCCATCGAAAAACGGGCACCGTCATCGCCTAGATCATCACCGATCTCGGTTAGCCCTGCAAATAATCCGTCTCGAATCGCGCGATTAATGGCGACCGGCGAGGTTACCCAGGCAAAACCAGCTCGTGCCGAGCGAACAGGAAAAGCAAGAAGGCGGGCTTCACCAAACAGCAAAGCCCCGGCGTTAGCAGCGGATGCGTCTTCCGCGCCGAACAGCCAGGATATTTCCTTGGTGTTGTCATCGTCGGGTCTGACGAGGCGACCTTTGTCGTTCTTGACGAGTTCATCCGACCATGCGTCCGCCAGCACCCCCTTGATGCTGCTGCCGGGGATGACCGGGAAGCGGGTGTGGCGTTCGCGGACGACAGGCTGGTCGATGGCGCCGACGGATGAGCCGGCCCCGACGTGGAGCGGGGTGCGGGTGAAGAGGGTGAGAATCTGGGTGGTCATGGGTGTGTTTTCCTTTCGGTTGTGGGTGAGAGTGAGAGAGCAGGACTCAGGACACAGGACTCAAGGACGCAGGCGTTAACAACGATGAGCAGAGCCCGATGCCGAAGCCTTTTTCGCCGAAGCGCGTGCTGCGCGGGCGGTCGGGCGCCAGGGCGGCGGCCAGCGCCCGCGCCTCCTCCACCGTCTCGCAGTCGAAGACGTAGCAGGAGCCCGCAGGCACCGCCAGAACCGTTGGCTTGGGGCCCGCCTGGAGATCCCATCCAGAGAAGGCCAGCGGCTTGCCGACGCGGGCGGCGATGAGCCTGGCTGTCGCGAAACCGCCCGCCTTTGCCGCGAGCGCCTTCCAGTCCGCCCGTGCCATGCTAGCGGGCCGCTCGGCGTTGGGTAGCATCACCCGGCCGTCTTCAGCGACCCAGTCGGGGCGCCAACCGGCGTTGAACACCGCCGGTGACAGCAACGTCCAGCGCAGATAGCGCGTCGTGATCTTGGCCTGAGGCAGTTTAAGTCTGGCGGCCCGCGCCATGAGTCCGGCCACGCCTTGCTGACCTCCCAGGATCAGTTCCTGCGGTTTGTCGGCTCGTGCAAAGACGTCTACTGTGCCACAAGTGCCGCCCTTGGGAGCGATGTTACACGAAGCCGAAAAGGCCAGCGAAACATCCGGACGAAGCCGCAGATACTCGGCCTGATAGAGCCTGTGGTCGTCATCTCCCGTGGTGCGCGTTTCGGGATTGATGGCTATTCCGATGGTGCGCTCCTCGTCGTAGAGCGCAGGCGTCGTCGGTTCGAAGGATTCGCCCGCAAGATAGCGAGTGTAGTCGGCGGCAGCTAACCACGTGGGGCGATCCTCCTTGCCGAGTTTCTTCGCGCGGAAGGCATGTGTGAGCAGCTTGGGCAGATCCGTGCCGTCGCACAACACAAGCTCCATGTTCCAATCGAGCGGGAAAGGATAATAGATCTCGTCGTCCTTGGACGGAAACGGGCCGAGGGTCTTGAGCGCGCCGAAGCGGAAGGATGAATCCTGATGCTTGTCTGTGGCCCGCTTGGTATGTTCCGCGCCTTCCCATGGCTGGCGATCAGGCCACTGGCGGCGGAAAGCGTTGATGATGGCATTCCAGAGCTGGTCGGGACGGGGCCAATTGGCACCGAGACCGGCGTCGGATGCCGCCATCGGGCGGGCGTCGCGCAAAAAGAGCCGGTCGCGGGGTTGCAGATTGTAAGTATGATCACTCATGGATTAGTTTTCCCCTCTCAGACGGTTAATAAAGGTTTCGGCGAGAAAGAGGTTGAGGAAGTCATGAGGGGGGGGCGTTGGCTTGCGGCGCCCGGAGTCGGGAGTCTTGGGTCCTGGGTCCTGGGGTTTGGCGGACGCAGGACTCTGGACGCCGGACGCCGGGGCTGGCGGTGACCAGCAAACGGCGAGATAAGCGTCGATAGCGTGCGCCAGGGATTCCAGCTCCTGAGGCGACAGGCCCGACCCCTGGCGTGAAAGAACATGCCGCACGTCGGTCTGGATGACAGGGAGCATGGCAACCAGGTCGGTATCAGGCCGATCGAGCGCATAGGGTTGCAGCAGTGCGGCCAGGGCGTAAGGAAAGCGCCCCGAAAGTTTCCCCTCCTTGTTCAGAGTGGTGATCTCCCGCATCAGTTCGAGAGCGTTGCTTTCCCATTTGCACCCCCACTCGATGGTCTCGCCCGAACGCTTGTAGAGGCTGATGGCCAAGGCGGCTCTCCCATACACTCCTTTGGCGCGCTTCTCCGCTTTCTGCGCCTCGCGCACGAGCATTTGCAACGGGGCATTCTGATGACCGATGGCGATCCCGACCGAGACCTCGCTGCGGGAACCGGGAAAAAGACGCCCGTCAGCAAAGTCGGTGCGGAAGGCGTCGCGCAGCGCCTGGGCGCAAGCGATGGCCCGCGTGGAGGGGAGAATGGCGAGTACATCGTCACCGCCGGCATAGATCAACTCACCGTCGTAATGCTCCACCACGGTGCGAGCTTGATACATGGCGAAGTTGGCGAGCGCTTCGCTAAACTGAAGGTGATACGAGGGGGTGAGCAGACGGCTGAGGCCGGTGGCACCGTTCGCCGTGAGATAGGCCTTTGCCTGTGGCGCAAGTTGCTTGAGCAACTGGGGCGTCTTGGCACCGGAGACCCACTTGCCCATCTCGTCGCCATCGAGGGCGAGGACGGCGATGTAGGGGGACACCGGACCCGGGACGCCGGACCCAGAGGCGTTGCGGGCGGCAATCTCTTGGGTGGAGTCGGCCCGCAGCGCCTTGTTGACGACAGCGGTATCGAGGCCGAGTTTTTGCGGCAGGTAGGCGACGGCATCGGGACGGCACCAGAGACGTTTGATCAGGTTCATGGCACCATAGCGGTGCGAGGCGGCTGTGAAGAGATCCTTGTGCGCTTTCGTTAGCTCAACCCAGAACGCTTCGTCGCCCATGCACTCGTCCTTGCCGGAGAGTGAGTCCTTGACGGCGGCATCCCCTACCGGATTCCACTGTGCGAAATCGCGCGTGTTTCGGCGCTCGGCGAGCTTGGCGTCGAGCAAAGCGTAATGAGCCGACCAGAGAAGACCGGGATTGTTCAACCGGTCTTTCGCATCGCTCGTGTAGTAACGCCGGTCGCGGTCACCCTCAGAGATCCGCTTCTCGCCGAGATCGAGCATGCTCAGGATTCGTCCGGCAACGCCAACTGGGTCGTCCTCATTCTTCGCTAGTTGCTCGGTTGCGGCCAGGCACGTTTCGCGGTCAAGCCACGGTTGGACGGCCCAGGCGACCTGCGGAAAAGCTGCGATCTGGGCATTCCAACGCGCTTTCCATGCGGCTTTGCCACCGTGATCCAAGACCCAAGCCCATACAGCCTCACTGACCGTGCCCAGTTCCCCGGTTAGCGATGCGTGCGCCTTGGCGGCAAGTTCCGCCCCGCGCCCGTGCGGGACGATGGCGAAGAAACGGTTCGGGAGCGTTGGCGTGAGCAGCCAGTCCGCCATGTTGGCCCAGCCGCCCTTGTCCTTCTTCAGCCGTTCCCACGTGGTTTCAGTCGCGCCGCCGTCGCCGGTTTTCCAAGGCTTGGCGTAATACGTGTCTTTGTGCAGAGCATCAAAAATGCCGTTGCCGCGCAGACTCGGAAATATCACGGCGTCGGGGCCGATTTCGTCGGTGACGGCCTTGATGGCGTGAGCCATGAGCCACGAGATTAGATAGGAACCTGACCAGAGGTCGCGGGTGGAGCGAGCCTGGGCGATGAAGTCTTGGACCGGCCCGAGTTGGAAGAGGAGCAGTTCGGGCCGGACCTCCCGGCCCTCAATGCACGGAGCCATTGCCGAAGCGAACGACATGTGATTCCAAATCGTGTGATCGGGAATGCGCGTGTCCGCAGGAAGGAAAGCCAGTGCCGGGTGCTTGGCGGTGGCGTTCTCCATCCAGCGACGCCAAAACAAGAAGAACCGTTCGTGCCAATCGTCGGTCTCAATACCACCGATTGCCGACTGGATAGCGTCGGAGAGGGGTGCCGCGTTCACACCGAATTCTGGCGGAAACCTGTACGGTTCGGAGGAGAGCGGATGAATGAACAGCGGTTGGCTCTTAAACG is a window of Lentisphaerota bacterium DNA encoding:
- the cmr1 gene encoding type III-B CRISPR module RAMP protein Cmr1 gives rise to the protein MVAFEKRPKGRDRKSRRRDSRLLQKHAQSRKDAIMKTDTYSLTVLTPCFCSGANQAIAEIRPSAIRGQLRWWFRALGGDRFAEREIFGGIARQEADIRSSAIIIRVSDITPGPPWQPPRVDQNNPSSYVWFFASRSADGIRWKSEAVLSPGTCFKLHVIRRRAFASSLFEKALACFLALGSVGLRATRGLGAMSCKEHPFRMDTVEPILRNSGFAIEDQGATGNLDATVKKIGALVKGTRKDKGWRNDLKHGEETPSPMGTSITRQTSAIYFRPVEDGGGLRLIVFEAPHDRILDESSRKPSKTVGQRPSQLVDANVGK
- the cmr6 gene encoding type III-B CRISPR module RAMP protein Cmr6, whose product is MSSHAQAHTLDLLGGPTAPVCENRSLRFSRYTDPSVKGDARRAFLEVAVAQKLPEDLRRSRAAAYDSFLDTIPGVIRVYARNKARLLLNMSGGVLENAGCSLERLAGFPLIPGSAVKGLVRHAALDTLKSDVQDLKPEHLARIAIVFGWTSADWSAKSDFVWAAADAISSAQEIIRSRLGSLPNDFAGAVAFFGAIPYTPRQNDLEIDIATSHHMDYYSDESVPVALDNEAPNPIPFPAIAANHDFGFALAPHSSIPGIRTLMPDLLECARQWLILGLEIYGLGAKTAAGYGWFHVDKTEDIQRDKQKRKQREAFDVWRTQFNLENVPTDRIESAIREAEAQLKTFAPLVDQTITDAINRNKFRIPRKSMRDEIRDRWNASPNIKGIINGDIKPFERASDEKKTAIVTLLREPDGRGAEVWSLLKSGQKGEIAKAADAIRAYCKNTLNLGKMPS
- the cmr4 gene encoding type III-B CRISPR module RAMP protein Cmr4, with the protein product MTTQILTLFTRTPLHVGAGSSVGAIDQPVVRERHTRFPVIPGSSIKGVLADAWSDELVKNDKGRLVRPDDDNTKEISWLFGAEDASAANAGALLFGEARLLAFPVRSARAGFAWVTSPVAINRAIRDGLFAGLTEIGDDLGDDGARFSMEALGIRNEVILEDQPLKHKGMIPVELADAFKTVPGFANNLPRLVVVADGTLSYFTTTACEVAQHVKIDDDTGTAAGKFLFNQENVPADTFFYAPIHAVSRQGKAAPDALAALSRKLVALPVWQFGGDGSTGLGYCTVTLK
- the cas10 gene encoding type III-B CRISPR-associated protein Cas10/Cmr2, whose protein sequence is MSDTRTDTAFWQRKLMAFLHDAPDKSFDIGLHEAHAAAVQRAAGFTDEASRADSEKSIKPADWFSASAERFVFPKGACSHTFKSQPLFIHPLSSEPYRFPPEFGVNAAPLSDAIQSAIGGIETDDWHERFFLFWRRWMENATAKHPALAFLPADTRIPDHTIWNHMSFASAMAPCIEGREVRPELLLFQLGPVQDFIAQARSTRDLWSGSYLISWLMAHAIKAVTDEIGPDAVIFPSLRGNGIFDALHKDTYYAKPWKTGDGGATETTWERLKKDKGGWANMADWLLTPTLPNRFFAIVPHGRGAELAAKAHASLTGELGTVSEAVWAWVLDHGGKAAWKARWNAQIAAFPQVAWAVQPWLDRETCLAATEQLAKNEDDPVGVAGRILSMLDLGEKRISEGDRDRRYYTSDAKDRLNNPGLLWSAHYALLDAKLAERRNTRDFAQWNPVGDAAVKDSLSGKDECMGDEAFWVELTKAHKDLFTAASHRYGAMNLIKRLWCRPDAVAYLPQKLGLDTAVVNKALRADSTQEIAARNASGSGVPGPVSPYIAVLALDGDEMGKWVSGAKTPQLLKQLAPQAKAYLTANGATGLSRLLTPSYHLQFSEALANFAMYQARTVVEHYDGELIYAGGDDVLAILPSTRAIACAQALRDAFRTDFADGRLFPGSRSEVSVGIAIGHQNAPLQMLVREAQKAEKRAKGVYGRAALAISLYKRSGETIEWGCKWESNALELMREITTLNKEGKLSGRFPYALAALLQPYALDRPDTDLVAMLPVIQTDVRHVLSRQGSGLSPQELESLAHAIDAYLAVCWSPPAPASGVQSPASAKPQDPGPKTPDSGRRKPTPPPHDFLNLFLAETFINRLRGEN